Proteins co-encoded in one Methylomonas albis genomic window:
- the hpf gene encoding ribosome hibernation-promoting factor, HPF/YfiA family, producing the protein MQVSITGHHVEVTEALKSYVDEKINKIKRHFDNVVDVHVILTVEKLEQKAEAAVQISGAKLYAEDVQEDMYAAIDSMVDKLDRQIVKHKEKNQNHR; encoded by the coding sequence ATGCAAGTCAGTATCACAGGTCATCACGTAGAAGTAACAGAGGCATTAAAATCCTATGTTGATGAAAAAATTAATAAAATCAAACGTCATTTCGATAACGTCGTTGATGTTCATGTCATCTTGACCGTTGAGAAGCTGGAGCAAAAAGCCGAAGCGGCCGTGCAAATCAGCGGTGCCAAACTGTATGCCGAGGATGTACAAGAAGATATGTATGCTGCAATCGACAGCATGGTCGACAAACTCGACAGACAAATCGTCAAACATAAAGAAAAAAATCAAAACCATCGCTAA
- a CDS encoding RNA polymerase factor sigma-54, translating into MKQSLQLRIGQSLTMTPQLQQAIKLLQMSTLDLQQEIQQALESNMMLEIDEEELPNLEFRDKKLENTDQQTSEGSQTDMPDELPVDVSWDDVYESSLPSGGDEGDSPEFEAFRGKSESLRDHLVWQLELIPISDRDYAIATSIIDAVNVDGYVTSELADIFQGLQDQLEGLEMDEVLAVLHMVQNFDPVGVAALDLADCLGLQLQQLPVTTPYRSDALEFVHRHLDLLTSCDQARLMKRIGMTEDVLKGVLALIRTLDPKPGARLQDSDVEYVVPDVFVAKVSGHWLVNLNPEIAPKLRVNPFYSGMIKRADNSQDNVSMKNHLQEARWFIKSLHSRNDTLLRVARSIVEKQGDFFEHGAIAMKPMVLRDIAEELELHESTISRVTTQKYMHTPHGVIEFKYFFSSHVSTDGGGECSATAIRALIKELVGSENPAKPLSDSKISDLLNEKGINVARRTIAKYREAMSIPSTSQRKRHI; encoded by the coding sequence ATGAAGCAATCTCTACAACTCCGTATTGGTCAGAGTCTGACCATGACGCCGCAACTGCAGCAGGCGATCAAACTGTTGCAGATGTCGACTTTGGACTTACAACAGGAAATCCAGCAAGCCCTAGAATCCAACATGATGTTGGAAATCGATGAAGAGGAGTTACCTAATCTCGAGTTCAGGGACAAAAAGCTGGAAAACACTGATCAGCAGACCAGCGAAGGCTCGCAAACCGATATGCCGGACGAATTGCCGGTCGATGTCAGTTGGGACGACGTTTACGAAAGTTCCTTGCCCAGCGGTGGCGATGAAGGTGATAGTCCGGAATTCGAAGCCTTTCGCGGCAAGTCCGAGTCTTTACGTGATCATTTGGTCTGGCAGTTGGAGTTGATTCCGATCTCGGACCGCGATTATGCCATTGCGACCTCTATCATCGACGCCGTTAACGTCGACGGGTATGTGACCAGCGAGCTGGCCGATATTTTTCAAGGGCTACAGGATCAACTGGAAGGCTTGGAAATGGATGAAGTGCTGGCCGTGCTGCATATGGTGCAAAACTTTGATCCTGTCGGCGTGGCCGCTCTGGATTTGGCCGATTGTCTGGGTTTACAGCTACAGCAGTTGCCGGTGACGACGCCGTATCGGTCGGATGCTTTGGAGTTTGTGCATAGGCATTTGGATTTATTGACCAGTTGCGATCAAGCTCGGTTGATGAAACGGATTGGGATGACCGAGGATGTGCTTAAAGGGGTATTGGCACTAATCAGAACCCTGGACCCCAAACCTGGCGCGCGCTTGCAGGATTCGGATGTCGAGTATGTGGTGCCTGATGTGTTTGTCGCCAAAGTTAGCGGGCATTGGCTGGTTAACCTGAATCCCGAGATTGCTCCCAAATTGCGCGTGAATCCTTTCTATTCGGGGATGATCAAGCGTGCCGACAATAGTCAGGACAATGTCAGCATGAAGAATCATCTGCAAGAAGCGCGCTGGTTTATTAAAAGCCTGCATAGTCGTAACGACACTTTGCTGCGGGTGGCTAGAAGCATCGTTGAAAAACAAGGCGATTTTTTCGAGCACGGCGCGATTGCGATGAAGCCGATGGTGTTGCGCGATATTGCCGAAGAACTGGAGCTGCACGAATCCACCATCTCCAGGGTAACCACGCAAAAATACATGCACACCCCGCACGGTGTGATCGAGTTTAAATATTTTTTCTCCAGCCATGTGAGTACCGATGGCGGGGGTGAGTGTTCGGCGACCGCGATTCGGGCGCTGATAAAAGAGTTGGTCGGCAGTGAAAACCCGGCCAAGCCATTAAGCGATAGTAAAATATCGGACTTATTGAATGAGAAGGGCATAAATGTCGCGCGCCGCACCATTGCCAAATATCGGGAAGCGATGTCCATTCCTTCAACCAGCCAGCGGAAAAGGCACATTTAA
- the lptB gene encoding LPS export ABC transporter ATP-binding protein has translation MARLVAEQLFKRYNDRNVVDGVSLRVDTGEVVGLLGPNGAGKTTSFYMMVGLVKADSGDIFLDDQRITHHPMHRRARLGIGYLAQEASVFRKLSVADNLRAVLQIRTDLTNGQIELLIDELLAEFNINHLRNQVALGLSGGERRRVEIARALASEPQFILLDEPFAGVDPISVLELQKIIAHLKHRGIGILITEHKVRETLEICDRAYILNNGKVIAEGQSRQLVDNEEVRRVYLGEKFSL, from the coding sequence ATGGCGCGATTGGTTGCGGAACAGCTGTTCAAGCGCTACAACGATCGAAATGTTGTCGATGGCGTCAGCCTAAGGGTCGACACCGGAGAAGTGGTCGGTTTACTGGGTCCGAACGGTGCGGGGAAAACCACCAGCTTTTACATGATGGTGGGATTGGTTAAAGCCGATAGCGGTGATATTTTTCTCGACGACCAGCGCATCACCCATCATCCTATGCACCGGCGTGCGCGCTTGGGGATCGGTTATCTGGCGCAAGAGGCTTCGGTATTTCGTAAATTGAGCGTGGCTGACAATTTACGCGCGGTATTACAGATTCGGACCGATTTGACCAACGGTCAAATCGAGTTGTTGATTGATGAGTTACTGGCAGAATTTAATATCAACCATTTGCGTAATCAGGTGGCGCTAGGTCTGTCAGGTGGCGAACGGCGTCGGGTGGAAATCGCACGTGCTTTGGCCAGTGAGCCGCAGTTTATCCTGCTGGACGAGCCGTTTGCCGGGGTCGATCCGATTTCGGTGTTGGAGTTGCAAAAAATTATTGCCCACTTGAAGCACAGGGGTATTGGTATTTTGATTACCGAGCACAAAGTGAGGGAGACATTGGAGATTTGTGATCGAGCTTATATTTTGAATAATGGGAAGGTTATCGCCGAAGGCCAATCGCGCCAGTTGGTGGATAACGAAGAGGTGCGTAGAGTGTATCTAGGCGAGAAATTTAGTTTATGA
- the lptA gene encoding lipopolysaccharide transport periplasmic protein LptA, with protein MKLSKMVGLGLLFSARMAFGLESDSEQPIYIDSDNAVYDEKAQISTYTGNVVATQGTIKIDGDKLVVYLKDGAIIKLIATGKPSHFKQLPAVGKEEMHGEGLINEFYPDQNLLKFMKNASVWQGDAKQSSEYIEYDTKNSLLKAGEAQTDGKRVHSVIKPKPKQAQ; from the coding sequence ATGAAATTAAGTAAAATGGTCGGTCTAGGCCTGTTATTCTCAGCGCGGATGGCGTTTGGATTGGAGTCCGATTCCGAGCAGCCTATCTACATCGACTCCGACAATGCGGTTTACGATGAAAAGGCACAGATCAGTACCTACACCGGCAATGTGGTAGCTACGCAGGGTACGATCAAAATCGATGGCGACAAGTTGGTGGTTTATTTGAAAGATGGGGCGATCATCAAGCTGATTGCCACCGGTAAACCGTCGCATTTCAAGCAGTTGCCGGCCGTGGGTAAGGAAGAAATGCATGGGGAGGGTTTGATCAATGAATTTTACCCGGACCAGAATTTGCTGAAGTTTATGAAAAATGCGTCGGTTTGGCAGGGCGATGCCAAACAATCCAGCGAGTATATCGAGTACGATACTAAGAACTCCTTGCTGAAGGCTGGTGAAGCGCAAACCGACGGCAAGCGCGTGCATTCGGTCATTAAACCCAAGCCCAAGCAGGCCCAATAA
- the lptC gene encoding LPS export ABC transporter periplasmic protein LptC: MTVLKNLQIFIYVGLAALLSWWLVQLNEQRDAEIKIAENSPDFFSMGYFKKEMNIDGVPKSELAAEKMQHFKVDGSTHLEKPVMTLYNPNEMPWLIKADSGVMAADGDNLQLNGSAFINREASKTNSALTINTSDLRVKLASHYAETRAWTEIISPPNKTAGIGMEATFVSPIHLKLLSKVKGRYEIK, translated from the coding sequence ATGACAGTGCTGAAAAATCTACAGATTTTTATTTATGTCGGATTGGCCGCATTGTTGTCATGGTGGCTGGTGCAATTGAATGAACAACGTGACGCCGAAATAAAAATTGCCGAAAATAGCCCTGATTTTTTTAGCATGGGTTATTTCAAAAAAGAAATGAATATCGATGGTGTGCCAAAAAGCGAATTGGCGGCGGAAAAAATGCAGCATTTTAAAGTCGATGGCAGCACGCATCTGGAAAAGCCGGTGATGACATTGTATAACCCGAACGAAATGCCCTGGCTGATCAAGGCTGACAGCGGGGTTATGGCGGCAGACGGCGATAATTTACAACTCAACGGCAGTGCTTTTATCAATCGGGAGGCCTCGAAAACCAATTCGGCGCTGACCATCAATACCTCGGATTTGCGGGTGAAACTCGCCAGCCATTATGCGGAGACACGGGCGTGGACGGAGATCATCAGTCCGCCCAACAAAACGGCGGGAATAGGAATGGAAGCAACTTTTGTGAGTCCGATTCACCTGAAATTGTTGTCCAAAGTGAAAGGTCGCTATGAAATTAAGTAA
- the kdsC gene encoding 3-deoxy-manno-octulosonate-8-phosphatase KdsC — translation MFDLNPQQLSVVKQIKLLILDVDGVLTDGRLFFDDNGKEYKCFHARDGHGVKLLRQTGVEVAVISGRKSNSVTLRMQGLGVELVYQGHENKRAAFAEILQRLALTPEQVAYIGDDILDLPVMRQVGFAVAVQDANFVLKDYAHWQTQAAGGLGAVREVCDLIMQAQGSFDSVLQTYL, via the coding sequence ATGTTCGATTTAAATCCCCAACAACTCAGTGTCGTAAAACAAATCAAACTGCTGATTCTGGATGTGGACGGCGTGTTGACCGATGGTCGATTGTTCTTCGACGACAATGGCAAAGAATACAAATGTTTTCACGCCCGCGACGGTCACGGCGTTAAATTGCTGCGGCAAACCGGGGTGGAAGTGGCGGTGATCTCCGGCCGCAAATCCAATTCTGTCACCCTGCGGATGCAGGGCTTAGGGGTGGAACTGGTCTATCAAGGTCACGAGAATAAGCGCGCTGCATTCGCGGAAATCTTGCAACGACTGGCGTTAACGCCTGAACAAGTGGCTTACATCGGCGATGACATCCTGGATTTACCGGTTATGCGTCAAGTTGGCTTTGCGGTCGCGGTGCAAGATGCCAATTTCGTGCTTAAAGACTATGCTCATTGGCAAACGCAGGCGGCTGGCGGTTTGGGCGCGGTTCGGGAAGTATGCGATTTGATCATGCAGGCTCAAGGGAGCTTTGACAGTGTGTTGCAAACCTATTTATGA
- a CDS encoding KpsF/GutQ family sugar-phosphate isomerase: MGCDQDIQALALAVIQTEMQAVAGLAARIDEQFVSACRLLLACKGRVVVTGMGKSGHIAGKIAATLASTGTPAFFVHPGEASHGDLGMITRQDVVLALSNSGETEEILTILPIIKRLGVPLIALTGNPESALARFSSVHINVAVEQEACPLGLAPTASTTAALVMGDALAVSLLETKGFTRDDFALSHPGGSLGKRLLLQVADIMHSGGEVPVVADTVLVSDALLEMTGKKLGMTAVIDGERRVVGIFTDGDLRRMLEKNLDVHATRIAEVMTGPCKVIDVDMLAAEAMQIMESKKINALLVVDNQLKLLGALNMHDLLRAGIV; the protein is encoded by the coding sequence GTGGGTTGTGATCAAGACATACAAGCGTTGGCGTTGGCGGTGATTCAGACCGAAATGCAGGCGGTTGCCGGCTTGGCTGCGCGTATCGATGAACAATTCGTCAGTGCCTGCCGTTTGCTGCTGGCCTGTAAAGGTCGGGTGGTGGTCACGGGTATGGGCAAATCCGGGCATATTGCCGGTAAAATTGCCGCAACTTTAGCCAGTACTGGTACGCCGGCTTTCTTTGTGCATCCGGGCGAAGCCAGTCACGGCGACCTCGGCATGATTACTCGGCAGGATGTGGTGTTGGCTTTGTCCAATTCCGGCGAGACCGAAGAAATCCTGACGATTTTGCCTATTATTAAGCGACTCGGGGTGCCGTTAATTGCGTTGACCGGTAATCCCGAATCGGCCTTGGCCAGATTTTCCAGTGTACACATCAATGTTGCCGTCGAGCAAGAGGCTTGTCCCTTGGGCTTGGCGCCGACCGCCAGCACGACGGCAGCGTTGGTGATGGGCGACGCGTTGGCGGTATCTCTGCTGGAAACCAAGGGTTTTACCCGCGACGATTTTGCGCTGTCCCATCCAGGCGGTAGCTTGGGCAAGCGCTTGTTGTTACAGGTTGCCGACATCATGCACAGCGGCGGCGAAGTGCCGGTAGTGGCCGACACCGTTTTGGTGAGCGATGCGTTGCTGGAAATGACCGGCAAGAAACTGGGTATGACTGCGGTGATCGATGGCGAGCGGCGGGTTGTCGGGATATTTACGGATGGAGACTTGCGGCGGATGCTGGAAAAAAATCTGGATGTGCATGCGACCCGTATTGCTGAAGTCATGACCGGGCCTTGTAAGGTAATTGATGTCGATATGTTGGCGGCGGAAGCGATGCAAATCATGGAAAGCAAAAAAATCAATGCCTTGTTGGTCGTCGACAACCAACTAAAGTTATTGGGTGCCTTGAATATGCACGACTTGCTGCGGGCCGGCATAGTCTGA
- a CDS encoding ABC transporter ATP-binding protein yields MANSASPEDNIVSISNLSFSRGPRKIFDAVSLEIQRGKVTAIMGPSGTGKTTLLKLIGGQLTPDRGQIHVDGQNVHRLKTRELYELRKRMGMLFQSGALLTDMSVYDNVAFPMREHTHLPESMIRTLVLMKLHAVGLRGARNLMPNELSGGMARRVALARAIALDPLMIMYDEPFTGQDPISKGALVHLIKSLNTTLGLTSIVVSHDVQETAAIADYIYVLSEGKIIGQGTPQELQQSDSAWVQQFMHGDADGPVHFHYPARDYLDDLLASK; encoded by the coding sequence ATGGCCAATAGCGCAAGTCCTGAAGACAATATCGTTTCGATTAGCAACTTGAGCTTTTCCAGAGGCCCCAGAAAAATTTTCGACGCGGTCAGCCTGGAGATTCAGCGCGGCAAAGTCACGGCCATCATGGGCCCCAGCGGCACCGGGAAGACTACGCTGTTGAAGTTGATCGGTGGTCAGTTGACCCCAGATCGCGGCCAAATTCATGTCGACGGCCAAAATGTCCACCGCCTGAAAACCCGCGAACTATACGAGTTACGCAAACGCATGGGCATGCTTTTCCAAAGCGGTGCGCTGCTGACCGACATGAGCGTGTACGATAACGTAGCGTTTCCCATGCGCGAACATACTCATTTACCGGAGTCGATGATCCGCACCTTGGTGCTGATGAAACTGCATGCGGTGGGCCTGCGCGGTGCGCGCAACTTAATGCCCAACGAACTATCCGGCGGCATGGCGAGACGGGTGGCGTTGGCTCGCGCCATCGCTCTCGATCCGTTGATGATCATGTACGACGAACCGTTTACCGGCCAGGATCCAATTTCCAAGGGTGCCCTAGTACACTTAATCAAGTCGCTGAATACGACTTTAGGCCTGACCAGCATTGTCGTCTCGCATGACGTACAAGAAACCGCCGCCATCGCGGATTACATCTATGTTCTGTCGGAAGGCAAAATCATCGGCCAGGGCACACCGCAAGAATTACAACAATCCGATTCGGCCTGGGTGCAACAGTTTATGCACGGCGATGCCGACGGTCCGGTACACTTTCACTACCCGGCGCGCGATTATCTGGACGACCTGCTGGCCAGCAAATAA
- the mlaE gene encoding lipid asymmetry maintenance ABC transporter permease subunit MlaE, whose protein sequence is MLQFLQNLGKTTRSSFAKLGRASFFLGHTLTGISEVLPRPNLLIKQVYSVGVLSFLIITISGLFVGMVLGLQGFNILSDFGAEESLGVMVAASLVRELGPVVSALLFAGRAGSALTAEIGLMKATEQLSGMEMMAVDPIKRIISPRFLAGFLSMPLLAALFSAIGIMGGHLVGVGMLGVDDGAFWAQMQASIDFQEDILNGVIKSVVFGFVVSWIALFEGYDAIPTSEGVSRATTRTVVNSAFSVLALDFVLTALMFGDI, encoded by the coding sequence ATGCTTCAATTTCTGCAAAATCTGGGAAAAACTACCCGCAGCAGCTTTGCCAAGCTCGGCCGTGCCTCGTTTTTTTTGGGCCATACCCTAACCGGCATCAGCGAGGTGTTGCCGCGCCCCAACCTGCTGATCAAACAGGTGTATTCGGTCGGCGTGCTGTCGTTTTTGATCATCACCATTTCAGGCCTGTTCGTTGGCATGGTTTTAGGCTTGCAAGGCTTTAACATTCTGTCCGACTTTGGCGCCGAAGAATCCCTGGGCGTGATGGTGGCCGCTTCACTGGTACGCGAACTCGGGCCGGTCGTATCGGCTCTATTGTTTGCCGGCCGGGCCGGTTCGGCGTTGACCGCCGAAATCGGCCTGATGAAGGCTACCGAACAATTGTCCGGCATGGAAATGATGGCGGTGGATCCGATCAAACGCATCATTTCGCCGCGCTTTTTGGCCGGCTTTCTATCCATGCCTTTATTGGCCGCCTTGTTTAGCGCGATAGGCATCATGGGCGGCCATCTGGTCGGGGTCGGCATGCTCGGCGTCGACGACGGCGCGTTCTGGGCCCAGATGCAGGCCAGTATCGATTTTCAAGAAGACATACTCAATGGCGTGATCAAAAGCGTGGTCTTCGGTTTCGTCGTGTCGTGGATTGCCTTATTCGAAGGCTACGATGCGATCCCGACTTCAGAGGGCGTCAGCCGCGCCACCACCCGCACCGTAGTCAACTCCGCTTTCTCGGTGCTGGCTCTCGATTTCGTTTTAACCGCACTCATGTTTGGAGACATTTAA
- the mlaD gene encoding outer membrane lipid asymmetry maintenance protein MlaD, whose amino-acid sequence MQHSKTQDTLVGFFVASGITALFYMALQVSNLGSYTSEDSYTVFAHFQNSGGLKVKSPVSVAGVRIGRVSAIRLDKESHESIVEMRIESQYNNLPSDSGVSIYTAGLLGEQYVSLDPGSSDEFLKDKSTIDITSSAIVLEEMIGKFMLNKAEGK is encoded by the coding sequence ATGCAGCATTCCAAGACCCAGGACACCCTGGTCGGTTTTTTTGTCGCCAGCGGTATTACCGCCTTGTTTTACATGGCTCTGCAAGTCAGTAATCTGGGCAGTTATACCAGCGAAGACAGCTACACAGTGTTCGCTCACTTTCAAAATTCCGGCGGACTGAAGGTCAAATCGCCGGTTTCAGTAGCCGGCGTGCGTATTGGCCGGGTATCGGCTATCCGACTGGACAAGGAAAGCCACGAATCCATCGTGGAAATGCGCATCGAATCGCAATACAACAACCTACCCAGCGATTCCGGCGTTAGTATTTATACCGCCGGCTTGTTGGGCGAACAGTACGTCAGCCTCGATCCCGGTTCGTCGGATGAGTTTTTGAAAGATAAAAGCACCATCGACATCACCAGCTCCGCCATCGTGCTGGAAGAAATGATAGGCAAATTCATGCTGAATAAGGCGGAAGGCAAATAA
- a CDS encoding STAS domain-containing protein: MSKLTLTEQAPGHFTVEGCLTFASIDKQTLQSFKFLKGMDSICIDLAKVKTTDSAGLALMIEWIRLSRMGRVKLSFKNIPSQLLALAKLSGFDETEYFANHTH; this comes from the coding sequence ATGTCCAAGCTGACATTAACCGAACAAGCGCCCGGCCACTTTACGGTGGAAGGCTGCCTGACCTTCGCCAGCATCGACAAGCAGACTTTACAATCCTTCAAGTTTTTGAAAGGTATGGACAGCATCTGTATCGATCTAGCCAAAGTAAAGACCACCGATAGCGCCGGTCTGGCCTTGATGATCGAATGGATAAGGCTCAGCCGGATGGGCCGGGTTAAGCTGTCCTTTAAAAACATACCGTCGCAATTACTCGCTCTGGCGAAGCTCAGCGGCTTCGACGAAACCGAATATTTTGCAAACCACACGCATTAA
- the murA gene encoding UDP-N-acetylglucosamine 1-carboxyvinyltransferase, with the protein MDKLLITGGQPLHGELRISGAKNAALPILAATLLSDVPVSVGNIPHLHDITTTMELLGQMGVRLTVDEKMNIEVDTSTIDKYEAPYELVKTMRASILVLGPLLARFGEAYVSLPGGCAIGTRPVDIHIDSLLKMGADITVEAGYIHAKTTRLKGCHLVLDKITVTGTENILMAATLAEGITIIENAAKEPEVTDLAHFLNKMGAKITGVGTDILTVEGVERLGVEGLHYDILPDRIETGTYLVAGAISRGHVKLKNTDPSTLDAVLVKLKEAGADITCGENWIELNMHGQRPKAVTVRTAPYPAFPTDMQAQFTALNSIAEGVGLITETVFENRFMHVQELQRMGAQIKLESNTAICTGSAQLKAAPVMATDLRASASLVLAGLVAEGETLVDRIYHIDRGYDHIEEKLTQLGATIRRIPN; encoded by the coding sequence ATGGATAAATTACTGATTACCGGCGGCCAACCGCTACACGGCGAACTGAGAATTTCCGGCGCCAAAAATGCCGCCCTACCTATTCTGGCCGCCACCTTGTTGTCCGATGTGCCGGTCAGCGTCGGTAATATTCCGCATTTGCACGACATCACCACTACCATGGAGTTGTTGGGGCAAATGGGCGTGCGCCTGACTGTCGACGAAAAAATGAACATCGAAGTCGATACCAGCACTATCGACAAGTACGAAGCACCTTACGAATTGGTGAAAACCATGCGCGCTTCGATTCTGGTATTGGGACCGTTACTGGCCCGCTTCGGCGAAGCGTATGTCTCGTTGCCCGGCGGCTGCGCCATCGGCACACGTCCGGTGGATATTCACATCGACTCGCTGCTCAAAATGGGTGCCGACATTACTGTCGAAGCCGGCTATATCCATGCCAAGACGACTCGCTTAAAAGGCTGCCATTTGGTATTGGATAAAATCACCGTGACCGGCACCGAAAACATCCTGATGGCGGCCACCCTGGCCGAAGGCATCACCATTATCGAAAACGCCGCGAAAGAACCCGAAGTCACCGATCTGGCGCATTTTCTGAATAAAATGGGCGCCAAAATCACCGGCGTCGGCACCGATATTCTGACCGTGGAAGGCGTAGAAAGACTGGGTGTGGAAGGCTTGCATTACGACATCCTGCCCGACCGCATCGAAACCGGCACTTATCTGGTGGCCGGCGCGATCAGTCGCGGCCATGTCAAACTGAAAAACACCGATCCAAGCACGCTGGACGCAGTGCTGGTTAAATTGAAAGAAGCTGGCGCCGACATCACCTGCGGCGAAAACTGGATCGAACTGAATATGCACGGCCAACGCCCGAAAGCAGTTACCGTCCGCACCGCGCCGTATCCCGCCTTCCCCACCGACATGCAGGCGCAATTTACCGCGTTGAATTCCATCGCGGAAGGCGTGGGGCTAATCACCGAAACGGTTTTCGAAAACCGTTTCATGCACGTGCAAGAACTACAACGGATGGGCGCGCAAATCAAGCTGGAATCCAACACCGCGATCTGTACCGGCAGCGCCCAACTGAAAGCGGCGCCGGTGATGGCCACCGACTTGCGGGCTTCCGCCAGTCTGGTACTGGCCGGCCTGGTTGCAGAAGGCGAAACCTTGGTGGATCGGATTTACCATATCGACCGCGGTTACGATCACATCGAGGAAAAGCTGACACAACTGGGCGCTACCATTCGCCGCATTCCTAACTAA
- the hisG gene encoding ATP phosphoribosyltransferase, whose amino-acid sequence MLTIAVSKGRIYEEALPFLEQAGITPTDDPDKSRKLILQTTRPDVQLVIIRATDVPTFVEYGAADMGIAGKDVLLEHGAESLYEPLDLGIAGCRLMTAGPVNAPEVKGRLRVATKYVKTAQRYYANLGIQAEIIKLYGSMELAPLVGLADCIVDLVDTGNTLKANGLEPRELIANITSRLVVNKAAMKMKHQAIQALIDQFETTLAQR is encoded by the coding sequence ATGTTGACCATTGCCGTATCCAAGGGCCGTATTTACGAAGAAGCCCTGCCGTTTCTGGAACAGGCCGGCATCACGCCGACCGACGATCCGGATAAAAGCCGCAAACTAATTCTACAAACCACCCGTCCGGACGTGCAGCTGGTGATTATTCGCGCCACCGACGTACCGACCTTCGTCGAATACGGCGCGGCGGACATGGGTATCGCCGGCAAGGACGTGTTGCTGGAACATGGCGCGGAAAGTCTTTACGAACCGCTGGACTTAGGCATAGCCGGTTGCCGCTTGATGACTGCCGGCCCGGTCAATGCCCCGGAAGTGAAAGGCCGCTTGCGGGTTGCCACCAAATACGTCAAAACCGCGCAGCGTTATTACGCCAACCTGGGGATACAAGCCGAAATCATCAAACTTTACGGCTCCATGGAACTAGCGCCGCTGGTTGGTTTGGCCGATTGCATTGTCGATTTGGTCGACACCGGCAACACCTTAAAAGCCAACGGCCTGGAGCCGCGGGAACTAATCGCCAACATCACCTCTCGACTGGTGGTGAATAAAGCGGCGATGAAAATGAAACATCAAGCCATTCAAGCACTCATCGACCAGTTCGAAACCACCTTAGCCCAAAGGTAA